A single region of the Rhodopirellula bahusiensis genome encodes:
- a CDS encoding CNNM domain-containing protein, protein MMLAVGVFLIGLMLSAFFSGSETGLYRVSRTRLVLDGLSGSFAGRGLVWMINHPAIFVATTLVGNNLANYLTSLAIVMFVGALIGGGEAIELAATVMMTPVVFVFGELLPKHLFYQAPYRLLRGTRWLLMIATIVFAPISLLLSLLGNALQKLTGETPFRLRLSMARGDLDQVLQAGQDAGILAVGQRNLAQNVFDVGNGPAVQFGVRPERLAVVDSPVDLELARRQARRQNHPLILVRRKGRIIGFYRYADLVHQEELPAPLPIVRGALTDRHLGVLLRLYDAHSDVAVLYEPSGKIGSVVTRRQLLQPLLG, encoded by the coding sequence ATGATGTTGGCCGTTGGAGTCTTTCTGATTGGATTGATGCTTTCCGCTTTCTTCAGCGGCAGTGAAACCGGTCTTTATCGTGTTTCGCGAACGCGTTTGGTGCTGGATGGACTGAGCGGTTCGTTCGCAGGTCGTGGATTGGTTTGGATGATCAACCATCCGGCGATCTTTGTTGCCACGACTTTGGTTGGAAACAACCTGGCGAACTATCTGACCAGTTTGGCGATCGTGATGTTTGTCGGCGCGTTGATCGGTGGCGGCGAAGCGATTGAATTGGCGGCCACGGTGATGATGACGCCGGTCGTGTTCGTGTTTGGGGAGTTGCTTCCGAAGCATCTGTTCTATCAAGCACCCTATCGATTGCTGCGAGGCACGCGGTGGTTGTTGATGATCGCGACGATCGTTTTCGCACCGATTTCGCTGCTGCTCAGCTTGCTGGGCAACGCACTTCAGAAGTTGACAGGTGAAACCCCTTTCCGTTTGCGATTGTCGATGGCGCGGGGTGATTTGGACCAAGTGCTGCAAGCGGGCCAGGACGCTGGGATTTTGGCCGTGGGTCAGCGTAACCTCGCGCAGAACGTCTTTGACGTTGGCAACGGACCGGCGGTGCAGTTTGGAGTTCGCCCCGAGCGTTTGGCGGTAGTGGATTCGCCGGTCGATTTGGAACTAGCACGTCGCCAGGCTCGCCGGCAGAATCACCCCCTGATTTTGGTGCGACGCAAGGGACGAATCATCGGATTCTATCGCTATGCCGATTTGGTTCACCAAGAGGAACTGCCGGCACCGCTGCCGATCGTCCGCGGTGCATTGACCGATCGGCATTTGGGCGTGCTCTTGCGTTTGTACGACGCTCACAGCGATGTAGCGGTGCTGTACGAACCCAGCGGCAAGATCGGCAGCGTGGTCACTCGCCGGCAATTGTTGCAGCCACTGCTCGGCTGA
- a CDS encoding AAA family ATPase, with product MSVASESDVRKRATAARTLFLTQPNRPPRSGVNPDGIPDEIKALTRWVCWKWEQNKKRTKWTKKPVQVDGSPASSTDPKTWATFTDTLECYESNEDIAGIGFVLGDEYCGVDLDSCYDPAEDEAGEIITDVVNHIGSYTEISPTQTGVKILAKGYLPNGRRSSPSDAKWDVECYDQGRFFTITGQRWRDTTKHVNGAARELQWFHAKYVEEPRPTKAPGNLAGFTPDCKPSQEPDDIAKAREAIRNIPADYADCYEDWIRVGMGAKSLGGDVLLNDWIQWSSQSSKFEGQDDCEAKWRSFGDSPSIRIGTLVDYAKKGGWSPSWKSSCTSWSGGNKVMTKLAKADEEASKAIEPISIGGLIDGYPTLREPIIEGLLRKGETANFIAAAKVGKSFLAGGLAWSIASGTPWLGHQVAEGRVAIIDNELHKQTLANRLYRIATDMMIDYREYADAIDVFSIRGVGVDIHNIGRVLANIEPGKYQLVILDALYRTLPEGTSENDNAAMMAIYNRLDHYATQWDCSIVVVHHASKGDQSGKAITDVGAGAGSISRAADTHLTVRPHEDPELSVLECVTRSFLSPSPKSVKFDWPLWSEVAADPVLKAQKPRSEAQQEAKDAESEKAVRGVLDAADDWLAASAIRRKVGFGQTRVDRALVRLADEIECQAIENPRNRREEIDVYRIRKQAS from the coding sequence GTGAGCGTAGCAAGCGAAAGCGATGTGCGAAAACGAGCAACCGCGGCTAGAACGCTGTTCCTCACTCAGCCAAACCGGCCGCCGCGGTCTGGCGTGAACCCTGACGGCATCCCAGACGAAATTAAGGCTCTGACGCGTTGGGTGTGCTGGAAGTGGGAGCAAAACAAAAAACGCACCAAGTGGACCAAGAAGCCCGTTCAAGTGGATGGCTCGCCGGCGAGTTCAACAGACCCTAAGACGTGGGCCACGTTCACTGACACGCTGGAATGCTATGAAAGTAATGAAGACATTGCTGGCATCGGCTTTGTGTTGGGCGATGAGTATTGCGGGGTGGACCTAGATAGTTGTTATGACCCCGCCGAAGACGAAGCTGGCGAGATCATCACCGATGTGGTTAATCACATCGGAAGCTATACCGAGATCAGCCCGACGCAAACGGGCGTAAAAATACTGGCCAAGGGCTATCTGCCCAATGGGCGACGCTCGAGCCCGTCAGACGCCAAATGGGATGTTGAGTGTTATGACCAAGGGCGATTCTTCACCATCACCGGGCAACGATGGAGGGACACCACCAAGCACGTCAACGGAGCCGCCAGGGAACTTCAATGGTTTCACGCTAAGTATGTCGAGGAACCGCGGCCAACAAAGGCACCGGGCAACCTGGCCGGGTTCACGCCAGATTGCAAGCCATCGCAGGAGCCCGACGACATAGCGAAAGCCCGTGAAGCAATCCGCAACATCCCAGCGGACTATGCGGATTGCTATGAAGATTGGATTCGGGTGGGTATGGGTGCGAAGTCGTTGGGCGGCGACGTCCTGCTAAACGATTGGATCCAATGGTCCTCGCAATCGTCAAAGTTTGAAGGGCAAGATGACTGCGAAGCCAAATGGAGATCGTTCGGGGATTCACCATCTATAAGAATCGGGACGTTGGTGGACTATGCCAAGAAGGGCGGATGGTCACCTAGCTGGAAGTCGAGTTGCACATCGTGGTCGGGCGGCAACAAGGTTATGACCAAACTTGCGAAAGCTGACGAGGAAGCCAGCAAGGCTATCGAGCCGATCAGCATTGGCGGGTTGATCGATGGATACCCGACTTTGCGAGAGCCAATCATCGAAGGGTTGCTTCGAAAGGGCGAGACAGCAAACTTTATCGCCGCGGCCAAGGTTGGGAAATCGTTTTTGGCTGGCGGTCTGGCTTGGTCCATTGCGTCGGGAACCCCTTGGCTCGGGCACCAGGTTGCCGAAGGACGCGTTGCGATCATCGACAACGAGCTTCACAAGCAAACGCTTGCGAATCGCCTGTATCGCATCGCCACGGACATGATGATTGACTACCGGGAATACGCCGACGCTATCGACGTGTTTTCGATTCGCGGGGTTGGCGTTGACATCCACAACATCGGCCGAGTGCTGGCCAACATTGAGCCAGGCAAGTATCAGCTTGTGATTCTTGACGCTCTTTACCGGACACTGCCGGAGGGGACGAGCGAGAACGATAACGCCGCGATGATGGCTATCTACAACCGGCTGGACCACTACGCGACACAGTGGGACTGTTCGATTGTCGTTGTCCACCACGCATCCAAGGGCGATCAGTCTGGCAAGGCGATTACCGATGTGGGGGCTGGTGCTGGATCGATCAGCCGCGCCGCTGACACCCACCTGACGGTTCGTCCGCACGAGGATCCCGAGTTGTCCGTGTTGGAATGTGTGACGCGTTCGTTCCTTTCACCATCGCCCAAGTCGGTCAAGTTTGATTGGCCGCTTTGGAGCGAGGTTGCAGCGGACCCGGTGCTCAAAGCCCAGAAGCCACGCTCAGAGGCTCAGCAGGAAGCAAAGGACGCAGAGAGTGAGAAAGCGGTCCGAGGCGTTCTGGATGCTGCTGACGACTGGCTGGCAGCGTCCGCGATTCGTCGCAAGGTTGGTTTCGGGCAGACTCGCGTTGACCGGGCACTGGTCCGACTGGCCGACGAAATCGAGTGCCAAGCGATCGAGAACCCTCGCAACCGAAGGGAGGAGATCGATGTCTATCGCATCCGCAAACAAGCCTCTTAG
- a CDS encoding CNNM domain-containing protein, giving the protein MLAAMLILIVASGLFSGSEAALFSLKERDRKRIGRNGASGRVVTQLLAEPDRLLAAILFWNLLINMTYFTLVAIVSADLSRPGIFTLICLLTIIFFSEMLPKSFAVMTPTRIALSVGVPMTIAVGIVSPILPFVKWANEAAGRLLWPTFEPEPEIELTDIERAIELGTDDATLLRRERLALRSLVMMAEIQADEMMRPRSKLMIVSPPLETSLLAEGSPPGGYLIVADPEDNSGQTILGSIAVRLLRPQQIDDLPSAVEQVLHVPWSAKIAQVYDQLDEQDISMAVVVNEFGEVVGALTVDDILRGVLASTDQLDAAEDQIKRLGGKHYRMPGSTSLRALAKTLEIDLPEERTATVGGHIQRHNERVPRAGDVAPLAEFELVVTEEDEDGIWIEAWLGPDTERSST; this is encoded by the coding sequence ATGTTGGCCGCGATGCTCATTCTAATTGTGGCCAGCGGGCTGTTCAGTGGCAGTGAAGCGGCGTTGTTCTCATTGAAAGAACGCGACCGCAAACGGATTGGCCGCAACGGTGCATCGGGTCGTGTGGTAACTCAGTTGTTGGCAGAACCAGATCGATTGTTGGCGGCGATTCTGTTTTGGAATCTGCTGATCAACATGACTTATTTTACATTGGTCGCGATCGTCTCAGCGGATCTTTCGCGTCCCGGAATCTTCACGCTGATTTGTTTGCTCACGATCATTTTCTTCAGCGAGATGCTGCCGAAGAGTTTCGCGGTGATGACGCCGACGCGAATCGCGTTGTCGGTCGGCGTGCCGATGACAATCGCGGTGGGAATTGTCTCGCCAATCTTGCCATTCGTGAAATGGGCTAACGAAGCGGCCGGGCGATTGCTCTGGCCGACGTTCGAGCCCGAGCCCGAGATCGAATTGACGGACATCGAACGCGCGATCGAACTTGGCACCGACGACGCAACCTTGCTTCGGCGAGAGCGATTGGCGCTACGTTCATTGGTGATGATGGCGGAGATCCAAGCGGACGAAATGATGCGTCCTCGAAGCAAGCTGATGATCGTTTCGCCTCCACTGGAGACATCTTTGTTGGCGGAAGGATCGCCTCCCGGTGGCTATCTCATTGTGGCCGATCCTGAAGACAACTCGGGCCAAACCATCTTGGGTTCGATCGCCGTGCGATTATTGCGACCGCAGCAGATCGACGATTTGCCTTCGGCAGTGGAGCAAGTGTTGCATGTGCCTTGGTCGGCAAAGATCGCTCAGGTCTATGACCAGTTGGACGAACAAGACATCAGCATGGCGGTTGTCGTCAATGAGTTTGGCGAAGTGGTTGGTGCACTCACCGTCGATGATATTTTGCGAGGCGTTTTGGCGAGCACGGATCAATTGGACGCCGCAGAAGATCAAATCAAACGATTGGGTGGCAAGCACTACCGAATGCCAGGATCGACGAGTCTTCGGGCCCTCGCGAAAACGTTGGAGATTGACTTGCCCGAAGAACGCACCGCAACCGTGGGCGGGCACATCCAGCGTCACAACGAACGCGTTCCCCGCGCCGGGGACGTGGCTCCGCTGGCCGAGTTTGAATTGGTGGTGACGGAAGAGGACGAAGACGGAATCTGGATCGAAGCTTGGTTGGGCCCTGACACGGAGCGATCATCCACATGA
- a CDS encoding helix-turn-helix domain-containing protein, with amino-acid sequence MPKRFYTPPEFAELLGIRSDKVLTWIHRGELVAINCASDPNGERPRWRIPDDEAGKFLLRRRHKASKPDAPRRKRRSATEIVSHF; translated from the coding sequence ATGCCGAAACGCTTTTACACTCCGCCGGAGTTCGCTGAACTTTTAGGCATCAGGTCAGATAAGGTTTTGACTTGGATTCATCGCGGCGAGTTGGTCGCGATCAACTGCGCATCCGATCCGAATGGAGAACGCCCACGTTGGCGTATCCCAGACGATGAGGCTGGCAAGTTTCTCTTGAGGCGACGGCACAAAGCCAGCAAACCCGACGCTCCTAGGCGGAAGCGACGATCCGCTACCGAGATCGTTTCGCACTTCTGA
- a CDS encoding ABC transporter permease, translating into MNPLGNLFRQSPHGLIPVMLGPVFQREASVVPKRPATYVTRGVYLMALFLLLCTGYLVLDGSRSLAANADAAKFGGWMFRLLAPLQLVILSALAAVGAASSVAQEKDRRTLILMLMTRLSGFEIVGGKAAATLLSPFALCVISLPLFLTLPLLGGVAPGQVLAVFAVTLVSVVVSAAVGTVVALWREKTFQSIALTVLVLLLLVAAGEIAASLSGDDSKWAMAISAPRALLAATNADAGWSAFLSDGGGLFVLVGSVLSAVILGIGIAKVRVWNPSREVRMKAPEAETSEEFASEEFQRDRDKDPESWKVRQPRPVWDNPILWREIRTWAYGRKIILIRAVFVLIFAIIATAIYVQVESGVAMEPAGRIGRALPAVTIPVAVLGVISLVLVNALAVNAVTGERDGLALDLLLVTDLRPSEFVFGKLWGVMYAAKEMIVLPMLLTIYLGLSGVMTIENMVYALLGGFALIVFVSMLGIHSGLNYVSGRTATLASLGTVFFLCVGIAICMTIMVSFRGAFQLQLAPFLVMILGGGLALFAALGWRNPSSAIFAASFALPLITFYAITQFLLQTDHLWVVFSLLVGYGFTTAAMMIPALSEFDVSLEPDRGNETTRTTGDSPEALPGTTN; encoded by the coding sequence GTGAATCCTCTCGGCAATCTCTTTCGGCAATCGCCCCACGGTTTGATCCCAGTCATGCTCGGCCCCGTTTTTCAACGCGAAGCATCTGTCGTTCCCAAGCGACCGGCGACCTACGTCACTCGCGGTGTCTATCTGATGGCACTGTTCCTGCTGCTCTGCACGGGATATTTGGTGCTGGACGGTTCACGATCTTTGGCGGCAAACGCAGACGCGGCCAAATTTGGCGGGTGGATGTTTCGATTGCTCGCGCCGCTGCAGCTGGTGATTCTGTCGGCTCTTGCCGCGGTGGGAGCGGCCAGCAGTGTGGCTCAGGAGAAAGATCGCCGGACCCTGATTTTGATGCTGATGACGCGTCTTTCAGGCTTCGAAATCGTTGGCGGAAAAGCAGCAGCGACCCTTCTCTCGCCTTTTGCTTTGTGCGTCATTTCACTGCCTCTGTTTTTGACACTGCCCTTGCTCGGCGGAGTCGCCCCAGGCCAAGTCTTGGCGGTTTTCGCTGTCACGCTGGTCAGTGTGGTTGTGTCCGCGGCGGTCGGAACCGTGGTCGCTTTGTGGCGAGAGAAAACGTTCCAGTCGATCGCTTTGACGGTTTTGGTGCTGCTGCTGTTGGTGGCTGCGGGTGAGATCGCGGCTTCATTGAGCGGCGATGATTCCAAGTGGGCAATGGCGATCAGTGCTCCGCGAGCGTTGCTGGCAGCGACGAACGCAGACGCAGGATGGTCAGCGTTCCTGAGTGATGGCGGCGGATTGTTCGTGCTGGTTGGCAGCGTCTTGTCGGCGGTGATCTTAGGAATCGGAATCGCGAAAGTTCGTGTGTGGAATCCATCACGCGAAGTTCGCATGAAAGCTCCCGAAGCAGAAACAAGCGAAGAGTTCGCCAGCGAAGAATTTCAACGCGATCGCGACAAGGATCCTGAATCTTGGAAGGTCCGACAACCTCGACCGGTTTGGGACAATCCCATTCTTTGGCGAGAGATCCGAACGTGGGCTTATGGACGCAAAATCATTCTGATTCGAGCGGTTTTCGTCTTGATCTTCGCCATCATCGCCACCGCGATTTACGTGCAAGTGGAAAGTGGCGTGGCGATGGAACCAGCCGGACGCATCGGACGTGCATTGCCTGCGGTGACAATTCCCGTCGCCGTGTTAGGCGTGATCAGTTTGGTTTTGGTCAACGCTCTGGCGGTGAACGCTGTCACCGGTGAGCGAGATGGGCTGGCGCTGGATTTGTTGTTGGTCACGGACCTTCGTCCCAGCGAATTTGTGTTTGGCAAACTTTGGGGTGTCATGTACGCGGCAAAAGAGATGATCGTGTTGCCGATGTTGCTGACGATCTACTTGGGGCTGTCTGGCGTGATGACCATCGAGAACATGGTTTATGCGTTGTTGGGCGGGTTCGCTTTGATCGTGTTCGTTTCCATGTTGGGAATCCACTCGGGGCTGAACTATGTTTCGGGCCGAACGGCGACACTGGCGAGTCTCGGCACTGTGTTCTTCCTGTGTGTCGGCATCGCAATCTGCATGACGATCATGGTCAGCTTCCGCGGAGCCTTCCAGCTTCAGTTGGCACCGTTCTTGGTGATGATCCTGGGTGGTGGGCTGGCTCTATTCGCGGCTCTTGGATGGCGAAACCCATCGTCAGCGATCTTCGCCGCTTCGTTCGCGTTGCCGCTGATTACTTTTTACGCGATCACCCAGTTCCTGCTGCAGACCGATCACTTGTGGGTCGTGTTCAGCTTGCTGGTCGGTTACGGCTTCACAACGGCGGCGATGATGATTCCCGCACTCAGCGAGTTTGACGTGTCGCTCGAACCGGATCGCGGGAACGAGACAACGCGAACAACGGGCGACAGCCCGGAAGCGTTGCCGGGGACCACGAATTGA
- a CDS encoding tyrosine-type recombinase/integrase: protein MAHKQSKLDDGEISQDTWNEYFKTCEMTLAAIDKGTEVARLNPSDFSRLRSQLAKRFGPVALGKHIGQVRSLFGFALDAGLIDVPVKFGPGFVKPPAKRLRKQRAERGKQDFDADEIHRLLKTANRNWRAMILLGTQAGFGNRDVAELTTKVIDLDAGWMEYPRAKTGIQRRVPLWPETVEALREVIKHHPGGSDTMFVGHRGRDFTDEKRTGGNRITGAFKPVLKAAGFPETGRGFYCLRRTFQTQAEECGDLVAVKAIMGHSASESDMSARYRQEVSDKRLRRAVDTVREWLYAAEVKP, encoded by the coding sequence ATGGCTCACAAGCAATCCAAGCTTGATGATGGTGAAATCTCGCAGGACACCTGGAACGAGTATTTCAAGACATGCGAGATGACACTCGCAGCGATCGACAAGGGAACCGAGGTGGCGCGACTTAACCCGAGCGACTTCTCCCGGTTGAGATCGCAGCTCGCAAAACGCTTTGGTCCGGTCGCACTTGGCAAGCACATCGGCCAAGTGCGTTCGCTGTTCGGGTTCGCACTTGATGCCGGGCTGATTGATGTTCCGGTGAAGTTCGGTCCCGGCTTCGTGAAGCCGCCGGCAAAGCGACTTCGCAAGCAGCGTGCGGAGCGAGGCAAGCAGGACTTCGACGCCGATGAGATTCACCGCCTGTTAAAGACCGCCAACCGCAACTGGCGAGCGATGATCCTTTTGGGCACGCAAGCAGGGTTCGGAAATCGCGACGTTGCCGAATTAACCACCAAGGTCATCGACCTGGACGCCGGATGGATGGAATACCCCCGCGCCAAAACGGGGATTCAGCGACGTGTTCCATTGTGGCCGGAAACCGTGGAGGCGTTGCGGGAGGTCATCAAACATCACCCAGGTGGATCCGACACGATGTTTGTCGGTCATCGCGGGCGAGACTTCACCGACGAAAAGCGAACCGGCGGAAATCGGATCACGGGAGCGTTCAAGCCGGTGTTGAAAGCCGCCGGATTCCCCGAGACGGGCCGCGGTTTCTATTGCCTTCGCAGGACGTTCCAAACCCAGGCCGAGGAATGTGGCGACCTGGTGGCCGTGAAGGCGATCATGGGGCACTCGGCAAGCGAAAGCGACATGTCGGCAAGGTATCGCCAAGAGGTCAGCGACAAGCGTTTGAGGCGTGCTGTTGATACCGTCCGTGAGTGGTTGTATGCCGCGGAGGTGAAGCCATGA
- a CDS encoding SMI1/KNR4 family protein codes for MSDPLDDAETPSGPNASVQTGRALDAAPKWSEQLQQRFGLSLQPDLVSWFDHEVWRTPGNGEFVVAVSPETLLKPIPDPVWPPLMPPNFLPLVGSHAGDWLCLRLADGENSASGVTYDLCHWYHGGGDWLPWGSSLAEALLFDQILPFLPASDQRHAIPSPMDSGRPTQPGANAWQDWMTRWLPDSVRLIAEEQSWRLGGTDWIDRLVDAGVCNVAIACQLVIDALSNELNRRLMPADANRMGIAWNDIMRWGFDLRSLPADIANRLRDEGVAQAEAMDPAQQDWQRIEDLCERAHALAPELAWAAELLGYCRLQRGDSVGATVAFLKSMRCSVFTDQSVRLRTHWATSGSDGMAKFGAYWLCRENNSQPESWDHLLCENGGNLLAVANAVPASISMAEYLDCLQNRDGGSVRSRLTTFFLDRAGQCAGNGANAEAVRCLYAAGWDLGTEPMTLYADLLGRLVDATQAAGWTSHEILARMHRDCFRKRYGI; via the coding sequence GTGTCTGATCCTCTGGATGATGCCGAGACACCTTCCGGCCCGAACGCTTCCGTTCAAACAGGTCGGGCGTTGGATGCTGCGCCGAAGTGGTCCGAGCAACTGCAGCAGCGGTTTGGGTTGAGCCTGCAGCCGGATTTGGTTTCATGGTTTGACCACGAAGTTTGGCGGACGCCCGGGAACGGTGAGTTCGTCGTTGCCGTTTCGCCGGAAACGCTGCTCAAGCCGATTCCGGATCCCGTTTGGCCACCATTGATGCCGCCCAACTTTCTACCGCTGGTCGGAAGCCACGCGGGCGATTGGTTGTGTTTGCGACTGGCGGATGGCGAGAACTCGGCGTCAGGCGTCACTTACGACTTGTGCCATTGGTACCACGGCGGCGGTGATTGGTTGCCATGGGGAAGTTCCTTGGCCGAGGCGTTGTTGTTTGATCAGATTTTGCCGTTCCTTCCCGCGAGCGATCAGCGTCATGCGATCCCCTCGCCGATGGACAGTGGTCGACCGACTCAGCCCGGAGCGAACGCTTGGCAAGATTGGATGACTCGTTGGTTGCCCGATTCCGTTCGGCTGATCGCGGAAGAACAGAGTTGGCGATTGGGTGGGACCGATTGGATCGACCGATTGGTCGATGCGGGCGTTTGCAACGTTGCGATTGCTTGCCAGTTGGTGATCGATGCTTTGAGCAACGAGCTGAACCGTCGTCTGATGCCGGCGGACGCGAACCGAATGGGCATCGCGTGGAACGACATCATGCGTTGGGGGTTCGACTTGCGATCGTTGCCCGCCGACATTGCGAATCGATTGCGAGACGAAGGTGTCGCACAGGCGGAGGCGATGGATCCCGCTCAGCAGGATTGGCAGCGGATCGAAGACCTGTGCGAACGAGCTCACGCCTTGGCCCCCGAGTTGGCTTGGGCAGCTGAGTTGTTGGGCTATTGCCGTCTGCAGAGAGGTGATTCTGTCGGAGCGACGGTCGCATTTCTGAAATCGATGCGATGCAGCGTGTTCACTGACCAAAGCGTGCGGCTGCGGACCCACTGGGCAACGTCCGGATCCGATGGAATGGCCAAGTTTGGTGCTTATTGGTTGTGCCGGGAAAACAATTCACAGCCGGAATCTTGGGATCACTTGCTCTGCGAAAACGGCGGGAACTTGCTCGCCGTTGCCAATGCGGTGCCCGCGTCGATCTCAATGGCGGAGTACCTGGATTGTTTACAAAATCGAGACGGTGGTTCGGTTCGAAGTCGTTTGACAACTTTCTTCTTGGACCGAGCTGGCCAATGTGCCGGAAACGGTGCCAATGCCGAAGCGGTTCGATGTCTTTACGCGGCTGGTTGGGACCTGGGAACGGAACCAATGACGCTGTACGCAGATCTACTCGGGCGATTGGTTGATGCGACTCAGGCCGCCGGGTGGACATCGCATGAGATTCTCGCTCGGATGCACCGAGATTGCTTCCGCAAGCGTTATGGCATTTGA
- the cysC gene encoding adenylyl-sulfate kinase, giving the protein MSQSNSDDSSAANDAQAVGVGQDDVQKNIVWHTHTVSREDRETKLGQRGVVVWFTGLSGCGKSTIANELDRLLIDRGATCTLLDGDNVRHGLCAPPSVLQEEHGEEFAGRFGLGFGPIDREENIRRIGAVTELFASAGVITLAAFVSPYQRDRDRVRKTIESSGRAGDFLEVFVDTPLEICKQRDPKGLYQKAIAGEIKNFTGISDPYDVPPSPEIHLKWREGQTPHDQASEIIREMENRGVLGPAKG; this is encoded by the coding sequence ATGAGCCAGTCCAACTCAGACGACTCGTCCGCCGCAAATGACGCTCAAGCAGTCGGTGTTGGCCAAGACGATGTGCAAAAGAACATTGTTTGGCACACCCACACGGTTTCTCGCGAAGACCGCGAAACCAAATTGGGACAACGCGGCGTTGTGGTTTGGTTCACGGGATTGAGTGGGTGCGGCAAAAGCACGATCGCGAATGAGCTGGATCGCCTGCTAATTGATCGTGGTGCCACGTGCACGCTGCTCGACGGCGACAATGTGCGGCATGGTTTGTGTGCTCCACCGTCCGTTTTGCAAGAAGAGCACGGCGAAGAATTCGCGGGACGCTTTGGGCTGGGGTTTGGCCCGATCGATCGCGAAGAAAACATTCGACGGATTGGGGCTGTGACCGAGCTATTCGCGTCGGCCGGCGTGATCACCTTGGCTGCGTTTGTCAGTCCTTACCAACGAGATCGGGATCGTGTGAGAAAAACGATCGAGAGCAGCGGTCGGGCGGGCGATTTCCTGGAGGTGTTCGTCGACACGCCGCTGGAAATCTGCAAGCAGCGTGATCCGAAGGGGCTGTATCAAAAAGCGATCGCGGGCGAGATCAAAAATTTCACCGGAATCAGCGATCCTTACGATGTGCCGCCCTCGCCTGAGATTCACTTGAAGTGGCGAGAAGGCCAGACGCCTCATGACCAGGCCTCGGAAATCATTCGTGAAATGGAGAATCGAGGCGTTCTCGGACCCGCGAAGGGGTGA